The genome window CGCCGTGGTTGGATACGACGATGGCGGCGCAGCCGGTCCGCACGGCTATTTCGGCCTCGTCCGGGGTCATGATGCCCTTGAGGATGAATGGCAGGGACGTGGCGGCGACGATCTCCTGGATTTCCTCGGCGTTCTTGGGGCCCACGGGCTGGTCGAACTGAGCCATGGTCACAAGTCCTGCGCCGTCCACATCCATACCCACGGCCATGGCGCCGGCCTCCTCGGCGCGGCGTATGCGGGCGATGATTTCGCCCTGCGCACGGGGCTTGATGATCGGGACGCCGCGACCGCCGTTGGCCGCTATAGCGGCCAGACCGCTGTCGAACATGGCCGGGTCGGCGCCGTCGCCGGTCCAGGCGAGCGCGCCGGCGCGTTGCGCGCCTTCCACCACGTTCAGCGCGAACTCTTCCTCGCTCATGTCGCCGCCCATGTTGTAGCTCACGCCCGTCATGGGGGCTACGTGTATGGGCGTTGCGAGGTTCAGTCCGAAGCATGTGGTGCGTGTTTCCACCTCCGTAACGCCGTGCAGGGTGCGCATGGCCAGACGAACGGCCTCCAGGGCGCGGTAGTTGGCTTTAAAGGAATTGCCGGTACCGGTCCCGCCCATGCCTGGCACCTCTCCGGCGCAGACCCTGCCGTCGCACACCGGACAGACGCGGCAGTAGCCCTTGAGCCGTTCACGTGCCTTGGATCGCATGGCCTTGTAATCCATGGGGAAATCTCCTTGTGGGAAAAAATGCGCGCCTGCCGCTTCTGGTGACGGCGGAGACGCCTTCCAAAGGCGGGGGCCTTGCGCGAGGATATTAGCAAATATCGGACCCGGGCGCAGTCCTGGCGAGCAAGGACTGGCAGATTCCATAAAAACAATAGAAGTACAGGGTGTTGCGAATGGCACGCCATGTTTTCCGGAAAAACAGACATGCGGGGGTGGCGAAAGGAAAATCAGGCTGTCCGAAAAAACGGACAAGGGTCATGGTTTACGAGCGACGACGATATCCTGGTGATGTGGGCTGCTGGTGCCACGCCAGTTGCCACGGGATATGCGGACGATGGCGAGCTCGCTGGCCGCGTGTATATTTTTGACGAAGCCGATATCGTAGGCCACGGCGTCTTCCATGCTCGCCGTATCCTCCACGTGGAACGAACCGAACCCATGAGGAAACGCCGGCGAGGTACGGCCCTGGCGGGCGGGCTCACGGGAATCCTCGTCCATGAGAAAGTAGGTGATGAAGGCGCGGCCACCAGACTTGAGCACCCGGTGGATCTGGGCGACATAGTTTACCAGGTCGGCCGGCAGCATGTGGGTGAAGACCGAGTTGAGCACCACCACGTCGAAGGAGGCTTCTTCGTATGGGAACACGAAGTCAGAGGCGAGGGTGGAGGCATAGGGGTTGTAGACGCGGTTGAAGACGTCCACGGTCCGGAAACGGAAGTTCGGATGTCTGGGCGTTACATTCTCCTGGCACCACTCCACGCCGAAGGGAAAAATGTCGAAGCCTTCGTACGAGCCTCCGTTGTCCAGGTATCGTGTGAGCGCTGCGGCGATGCGTCCGGCGCCGCAGCCAACGTCGAGCACGCGGTCGCCTGGCGAAAGATCTGCCCAGCGACGCATGTACGAGAGGATGTTGGCCCCGACTTTGGCGAAGTCGCCGCCGCCGAAGCAGATGCGAAGGTCTTCCGGCGGGATGATTGCCGGGTCCAGCGGGGGCAACGATTCGGCAGATCCGTTCATGTGCATGGTCTCCCAGGGTGTTGGTTGCTCCAGCAAGAGAAGCAAAGAGAATGCCAGGAAATATCTTCCCGGGCGCCGCCGTCCAGCGTCAGGGCACAGCGTGTGCGGGGAAGTCGACACGGAACAGGATTTACGTATGATCGGGCCATGCCACTTCGATTATCCATGCTTCTAATCGCAGCATTCCTTGCCTTCGCGTTGGGCCAGGCACCGGCGCTGGCGCATGAAGGCGAGGCCGATTCGCCCTGCCTGCGGGTGGCCAGGGAGCGCGTGACCGTGCACGCCGGCGCACGCGCCCAGGTGCTGGACTGGCACGCGGCGGCGAGTTGCAAGGGCTCCCGGGCAGTCCTTGCCGGGTGCGACACGGCGCCGGACGAGTTGCGGGAAGAGATATGCCGGCGCGAAGTGCTGGCCGGCGCCTACACCAGCGCGTGCGTCTATTTCCGCGACGTGCTGTGTCCGGACGCGTATGAACCCTGCAAGGAATGGGTGCTGGAACAGTATGAGCGCTGCAAGGCCAAGGACATGGAGTGGTTCCGGCCGGCCCGGTCGGCAGCAGAGCGACAAGCCGAGTGACCCTTCTTGCCGGCGGCTGATTTAGTCCGCTGGGACATGGTCGCCATGCGTCCACATCGGTGGTCCATACTTCTTGGCGAGGTTTTATTGCTCAGAGCAAGATGTTTGAAGCATTCTGCTCTCGCGGCGTTCGCCACGTGGCCCTGCTTTCTGCGTGGTCGTGCTCATAACTTCGAGCAGGTGCGCGCATCCCGCAGTAATGAACCTACCTTCTGCGCGGCGGGCTGTGGAGCCTGACACAATCGCCGCCGTGTGTCTTGCCGGCGTAAAGCGCCTTGTCGGCGCGCTGCACGAGCTGGTCGAGCGTTTCGCCCGGCATGAGTTGCGCCACGCCGCAGCATATGGTGACCCGCCGGCGCGGGTCGTCGGCGGGCGCATCCGGGCCGGCCAGATCCAGCTCATTGACGGCGCGGCGGATGCGTTCGGCGACCATGACCGCATCCTGGGCAGAGCCTTCGGCCAGCACGATGAACTCGTCGCCCCCCCAGCGACCAAGCACGTCCGTGGGGCGTACGCTGGCGAGGATTTTGTCCACGACCTGCTCGATGACGCGATCTCCCGCGACGTGGCCCAGAACATCGTTGATCGGTTTGAAGGAATCGAGGTCCATGAGGATTGCGCTGCACGGCCTTTCGTACCGTTCGAGCGTGTAGGCGGCCTTGTTGAACGCGGCTTCGACGCCGCGGCGGTTGGCCGCTCCGGTCAGCTCGTCGCTCATGGCCATGGCCTCCACGCGCCGTTGGTAGCTGTTGACCATGAACAGGGTGAGGGCGATGACGATGACGGAGGCCCCGGTTCCGATACCGAGCGTGCGAATGAAGTTCATGCGCGCCATGGCGAGTGCTTCGGTTTCGTTCTGCTCCACGAAGAGCAGCCATTGCAACTCGGGTATGTAGCGTACAGTCAGCAGAATATCGCTTTTGCCGCGCCTGAACTGGAAAGTGCTCGGTTCGTCGCGGATCAGCAGAACCTCCTCGGCGATGGAAGCCATGGCCGAGTCGCGGATGTTCAGCTGTTCTATGAGATCCTTTTGCAGATGGACCTGGACGAGGCCGTCCACATCCACGAGATAAATGGAGCGGTGGTACCTGGATTCGTATTCGGAGATGAGTTTGCGAATTTCATCCACCTGCAGCCCCACGCCCGTGACGCCCATCAACCTGTTCTCCTTGCCTGTGACCCTGAAATTGATGAAAACGGTGAGCGTGTCATTCGAGGCTTGATCGTTGTCCACGTCAAGCACGTAGTCCGCTCCGGAAGCGATGAAGTTGTAATACCACTGGTCGTGGTCGTCTTCGGGGTGGATGTATTTGTGGACGCCCATGTAATGGTAATAGGTTTGGGTGTCCTCGGAGACGAAGAAGGTGGAGAAGTAGCCGAATTTGTTTTTAATCTGGCGAAGGTAGTTGGTTATAGGAGCGAGATCCTTCTCGCCGTTGTACGCCCAGTCCTTGAGAAAGCTGTCATTCGCCATGCTGGAGGCGACCATGAGGGGACGCATGAGTTCGGATGTGATGTCCGAG of Oceanidesulfovibrio indonesiensis contains these proteins:
- a CDS encoding alpha-hydroxy-acid oxidizing protein, with product MDYKAMRSKARERLKGYCRVCPVCDGRVCAGEVPGMGGTGTGNSFKANYRALEAVRLAMRTLHGVTEVETRTTCFGLNLATPIHVAPMTGVSYNMGGDMSEEEFALNVVEGAQRAGALAWTGDGADPAMFDSGLAAIAANGGRGVPIIKPRAQGEIIARIRRAEEAGAMAVGMDVDGAGLVTMAQFDQPVGPKNAEEIQEIVAATSLPFILKGIMTPDEAEIAVRTGCAAIVVSNHGGRVLDHTPGVAEVLPEIAKAVAGRLTVFADGAVRSGSDVLKLLALGADAVLVGRPVITGAFGGGAQGVQAVLDKMRTELIQAMLLTGVATPAEAHHMVLA
- a CDS encoding class I SAM-dependent methyltransferase; its protein translation is MNGSAESLPPLDPAIIPPEDLRICFGGGDFAKVGANILSYMRRWADLSPGDRVLDVGCGAGRIAAALTRYLDNGGSYEGFDIFPFGVEWCQENVTPRHPNFRFRTVDVFNRVYNPYASTLASDFVFPYEEASFDVVVLNSVFTHMLPADLVNYVAQIHRVLKSGGRAFITYFLMDEDSREPARQGRTSPAFPHGFGSFHVEDTASMEDAVAYDIGFVKNIHAASELAIVRISRGNWRGTSSPHHQDIVVARKP
- a CDS encoding sensor domain-containing diguanylate cyclase, with product MRFALAPLATRRNMFLAAIALVLLLSFLGISALNYSITRATIREEIITNDLPLTRDNIYSDITSELMRPLMVASSMANDSFLKDWAYNGEKDLAPITNYLRQIKNKFGYFSTFFVSEDTQTYYHYMGVHKYIHPEDDHDQWYYNFIASGADYVLDVDNDQASNDTLTVFINFRVTGKENRLMGVTGVGLQVDEIRKLISEYESRYHRSIYLVDVDGLVQVHLQKDLIEQLNIRDSAMASIAEEVLLIRDEPSTFQFRRGKSDILLTVRYIPELQWLLFVEQNETEALAMARMNFIRTLGIGTGASVIVIALTLFMVNSYQRRVEAMAMSDELTGAANRRGVEAAFNKAAYTLERYERPCSAILMDLDSFKPINDVLGHVAGDRVIEQVVDKILASVRPTDVLGRWGGDEFIVLAEGSAQDAVMVAERIRRAVNELDLAGPDAPADDPRRRVTICCGVAQLMPGETLDQLVQRADKALYAGKTHGGDCVRLHSPPRRR